A genomic window from Anaerolineae bacterium includes:
- a CDS encoding alpha/beta hydrolase has translation MRLNRFQYLNRGHDEVLVLIPGWGFDARIFELLDLDFNYLLPQINDPEGFSADLMGALVENRIKKVSLFGWSMGGFLAINFLEEYGREFVREIFLVSMRKTYPEKEIDSQIALLIKDRILYLSRFYRNCFMGQKRAFAWFKERMFSSYIEMFDLKFLLKGLDYLMQQRLETTALKENPVRIIHGEKDRIAPYSEIVEMAKDISFPGMVTFKKSGHIPFLEPDFKERFYAGI, from the coding sequence ATGCGTTTAAACAGATTCCAATATCTAAACAGGGGGCATGACGAAGTTCTTGTACTGATCCCGGGATGGGGGTTTGACGCGAGAATATTTGAGCTGCTTGATCTTGATTTTAATTATCTTCTTCCGCAAATAAATGATCCAGAGGGTTTCAGCGCAGATCTTATGGGCGCGCTGGTTGAAAATCGGATTAAAAAGGTCTCGCTCTTTGGATGGTCAATGGGAGGATTTTTGGCTATCAATTTTTTAGAGGAATACGGCAGGGAGTTTGTGCGGGAAATCTTTTTAGTTTCCATGAGAAAAACCTATCCAGAGAAAGAAATCGATTCCCAGATCGCCCTTTTAATAAAGGATCGCATATTATATCTGAGCCGGTTTTACAGAAATTGTTTCATGGGACAAAAAAGGGCATTTGCGTGGTTTAAAGAGCGCATGTTTTCATCCTATATAGAGATGTTTGATCTGAAATTCCTTTTGAAGGGGCTCGATTATCTGATGCAACAGAGGCTTGAGACTACTGCGCTGAAAGAAAATCCTGTAAGGATCATCCATGGGGAAAAAGACCGGATTGCGCCTTATTCCGAGATAGTTGAGATGGCAAAGGATATCTCTTTCCCCGGGATGGTTACCTTTAAAAAAAGCGGGCATATCCCGTTTCTTGAGCCTGATTTCAAGGAAAGATTTTATGCCGGGATATAA